One genomic window of Pseudomonas aeruginosa includes the following:
- the cbpD gene encoding chitin-binding protein CbpD, with amino-acid sequence MKHYSATLALLPLTLALFLPQAAHAHGSMETPPSRVYGCFLEGPENPKSAACKAAVAAGGTQALYDWNGVNQGNANGNHQAVVPDGQLCGAGKALFKGLNLARSDWPSTAIAPDASGNFQFVYKASAPHATRYFDFYITKDGYNPEKPLAWSDLEPAPFCSITSVKLENGTYRMNCPLPQGKTGKHVIYNVWQRSDSPEAFYACIDVSFSGAVANPWQALGNLRAQQDLPAGATVTLRLFDAQGRDAQRHSLTLAQGANGAKQWPLALAQKVNQDSTLVNIGVLDAYGAVSPVASSQDNQVYVRQAGYRFQIDIELPVEGGGEQPGGDGKVDFDYPQGLQQYDAGTVVRGADGKRYQCKPYPNSGWCKGWDLYYAPGKGMAWQDAWTLL; translated from the coding sequence ATGAAACACTACTCAGCCACCCTGGCACTCCTGCCACTCACCCTCGCCCTGTTCCTGCCCCAGGCAGCCCATGCCCACGGCTCGATGGAAACGCCGCCCAGTCGGGTCTACGGCTGCTTCCTCGAAGGTCCGGAGAATCCCAAGTCGGCCGCCTGCAAGGCCGCCGTCGCCGCCGGCGGCACCCAGGCGCTGTACGACTGGAATGGCGTCAACCAGGGCAACGCCAACGGCAACCACCAGGCGGTGGTCCCCGACGGCCAGCTCTGCGGCGCCGGCAAGGCACTGTTCAAGGGCCTGAACCTGGCTCGCAGCGACTGGCCCAGCACTGCCATCGCGCCGGACGCCAGCGGCAACTTCCAGTTCGTCTACAAGGCCAGCGCGCCGCACGCGACCCGCTACTTCGACTTCTACATCACCAAGGACGGCTACAACCCCGAGAAGCCGCTGGCCTGGAGCGACCTGGAACCCGCGCCGTTCTGCTCGATCACCAGCGTCAAGCTGGAGAACGGCACCTACCGGATGAACTGCCCGCTGCCCCAGGGCAAGACCGGCAAGCATGTGATCTATAACGTCTGGCAGCGCTCGGACAGCCCGGAAGCCTTCTACGCCTGCATCGACGTGAGCTTCAGCGGCGCCGTCGCCAACCCCTGGCAAGCGCTGGGCAACCTGCGCGCGCAGCAGGACCTGCCAGCCGGTGCTACCGTCACCCTGCGTCTGTTCGATGCCCAGGGCCGCGACGCCCAGCGTCACAGCCTGACCCTGGCCCAGGGCGCCAACGGTGCCAAGCAATGGCCGCTGGCGCTGGCGCAGAAGGTCAACCAGGACTCCACCCTGGTCAACATCGGCGTGCTGGATGCCTACGGGGCGGTCAGCCCGGTGGCCAGCTCGCAGGACAACCAGGTCTACGTGCGCCAGGCCGGCTACCGCTTCCAGATCGACATCGAACTGCCGGTCGAGGGCGGCGGCGAGCAACCGGGCGGCGACGGCAAGGTCGACTTCGACTATCCGCAAGGCCTGCAGCAATACGACGCCGGGACCGTAGTGCGCGGTGCCGATGGCAAGCGCTACCAGTGCAAGCCCTACCCGAACTCCGGCTGGTGCAAGGGCTGGGACCTCTACTACGCCCCGGGCAAGGGCATGGCCTGGCAGGACGCCTGGACCCTGCTGTAA